Proteins from one Flammeovirgaceae bacterium genomic window:
- a CDS encoding type II toxin-antitoxin system RelE/ParE family toxin has protein sequence MVKVLWTELALGDLKNIHEYISKDSKSYADKFIDKIIGRVDQLEAFPKSGRKVPEFDSEIIRELIEGNYRIVYKINAGHIGIARIHHAARQLRIL, from the coding sequence ATGGTGAAGGTGCTGTGGACTGAGCTTGCACTCGGGGACCTCAAAAACATTCACGAATATATTTCCAAAGACTCAAAAAGTTACGCGGATAAATTTATCGATAAGATAATTGGAAGGGTGGATCAATTAGAAGCATTCCCAAAGTCTGGGCGTAAAGTCCCAGAATTTGACTCCGAAATAATACGAGAGCTCATAGAAGGAAACTATCGGATAGTTTACAAAATAAATGCAGGCCACATCGGTATCGCCCGCATTCATCACGCGGCTCGACAACTAAGAATATTGTAG
- a CDS encoding cysteine desulfurase produces the protein MGIYLDNAATTPLDPEVFEAMKPLLLEDFGNPSSTHSHGRKVRSAIEMGRKRIAEILNCTPGEIIFTSGGTEADNAIIMGSIHTYNIKHAISSAIEHHAVSHTLELLDKEGTIALHLVKLDESGNIDYHDLERLLKAYPGALVSLMHANNEVGNLLDIHRVAGLAEKYNAYFHSDTVQSIGHYRHDLKKLKIHAMTAAAHKFYGPKGAGFMYINKDKKIQPFVYGGAQERNMRGGTENTAGIIGLVKAMEIAYQGLDGHREYIKGLKAKMIERLKENIPGVTFNGASGDIEHSLYTVLNVSFPESEENEMLLFNLDMSGISASGGSACSSGAATGSHVLNALYPGSRRGAVRFSFSKFTQPEDIDITVEKLAELFGVAAH, from the coding sequence ATGGGTATTTATTTAGACAATGCGGCCACCACGCCATTGGACCCCGAAGTATTTGAGGCCATGAAGCCGTTGCTGCTGGAAGATTTTGGCAACCCCTCGTCCACGCATAGCCATGGGCGCAAGGTACGGTCTGCCATTGAGATGGGAAGAAAGCGGATTGCCGAAATACTGAACTGCACCCCTGGCGAAATAATCTTTACCTCTGGGGGCACCGAGGCGGACAACGCCATCATTATGGGCAGTATCCACACCTATAATATTAAGCACGCGATATCCTCCGCCATCGAACACCATGCGGTAAGCCATACCCTTGAATTGCTGGACAAGGAAGGCACCATTGCATTGCATTTGGTAAAATTGGACGAAAGCGGGAACATTGACTACCACGACCTGGAACGGTTGTTAAAAGCCTACCCTGGCGCGTTGGTATCGCTCATGCACGCCAACAACGAAGTGGGGAATTTATTGGACATCCATCGCGTGGCGGGGCTGGCCGAAAAGTACAATGCGTATTTCCATTCGGACACGGTGCAGTCCATTGGCCACTACCGGCATGATTTGAAAAAACTTAAAATCCATGCCATGACGGCTGCCGCCCATAAGTTTTATGGCCCCAAAGGGGCTGGGTTTATGTACATCAACAAAGACAAAAAGATCCAGCCCTTTGTGTATGGAGGGGCACAGGAGCGCAACATGAGGGGGGGCACCGAGAACACCGCAGGGATCATTGGCCTGGTAAAGGCCATGGAAATAGCATACCAGGGACTGGACGGCCACAGGGAGTACATCAAAGGCCTGAAGGCCAAAATGATCGAACGCTTAAAAGAGAATATTCCGGGAGTCACCTTCAATGGGGCATCCGGGGACATTGAGCACAGCCTCTATACCGTTTTGAACGTAAGTTTCCCCGAATCCGAAGAAAACGAAATGCTGTTGTTCAACCTTGACATGTCAGGCATTTCGGCATCGGGTGGCAGCGCCTGCTCAAGCGGTGCCGCTACCGGTTCGCATGTCTTGAACGCACTGTACCCCGGCTCCAGGCGCGGGGCAGTAAGGTTTTCCTTCAGCAAGTTCACCCAGCCGGAAGACATAGACATCACCGTGGAAAAGCTGGCCGAACTTTTCGGGGTGGCCGCGCATTAA
- the glmM gene encoding phosphoglucosamine mutase, with protein sequence MALIKSISGIRGTIGGRPGESLTPIDVVKYSSAYGAWARGRKGKKIIVGRDARTSGEMISQLVCATLRGMGLQVVDLGLSTTPTVEVAVQMEKASGGIILTASHNPGQWNALKLLNEKGEFLSEEDGAAILKIAEEGKMGFSPVGELGTYQQKDGYIQKHIALVKKYPLVDAKAIKKANFKIVVDAVNSTGGIAIPELLEALGVKKVKKLHCTPNGLFPHNPEPLPGHIQEICATVKKGKYDLGIVVDPDVDRLALVQENGEPFGEEYTLVAVADYILGRKKGNTVSNLSSSRALRDITEKAKGKYYASAVGEVNVVKEMKRVKAVIGGEGNGGVIVPDFHYGRDALIGVALFLTHLAQSRVKASELRNSYPSYFISKNKIGLTPGLDVDAILEQVKSKYQSEKINTVDGVKIDFEKEKEWVHLRQSNTEPIIRIYAESQSGKKADRLAQQVIKDIKLITANL encoded by the coding sequence GTGGCGTTAATAAAATCAATTTCAGGAATCCGGGGAACGATCGGGGGAAGGCCCGGGGAGTCGCTCACCCCAATTGACGTGGTCAAATATTCATCTGCCTATGGTGCCTGGGCCCGGGGCCGTAAAGGAAAAAAGATAATAGTAGGGAGGGACGCCAGGACCTCCGGGGAAATGATAAGCCAGCTTGTATGCGCCACCCTGCGGGGAATGGGGCTGCAGGTGGTGGACCTGGGGCTGTCCACTACCCCAACGGTGGAAGTGGCGGTGCAAATGGAGAAGGCCAGCGGGGGGATCATCCTTACGGCCAGCCACAACCCCGGGCAATGGAATGCCCTAAAGCTCCTGAACGAGAAGGGTGAATTCCTTTCCGAAGAAGATGGTGCCGCCATACTGAAAATTGCGGAAGAAGGAAAAATGGGGTTTTCCCCTGTTGGCGAATTGGGCACTTACCAGCAAAAGGATGGTTATATCCAAAAACACATCGCCCTGGTGAAGAAATATCCCCTGGTGGATGCAAAGGCGATCAAGAAGGCCAACTTCAAAATAGTAGTGGACGCAGTCAACTCCACAGGGGGCATTGCCATACCGGAATTGCTGGAGGCCCTGGGGGTAAAAAAAGTGAAAAAACTGCACTGCACGCCCAATGGGCTGTTTCCCCACAACCCTGAGCCCCTGCCCGGGCACATACAGGAAATATGCGCCACAGTGAAAAAAGGCAAGTATGACCTGGGCATCGTGGTGGACCCTGATGTGGACAGGTTGGCGCTGGTCCAGGAAAACGGGGAACCCTTCGGGGAAGAATATACCCTTGTTGCCGTGGCCGATTACATATTGGGCAGGAAAAAAGGCAATACCGTTTCCAACCTGTCTTCATCGCGGGCCTTGCGCGATATCACGGAAAAGGCAAAAGGAAAATACTATGCCTCTGCCGTGGGGGAGGTAAACGTGGTGAAAGAAATGAAACGGGTAAAGGCCGTTATTGGAGGGGAAGGGAATGGCGGGGTAATCGTTCCTGATTTTCATTACGGCAGGGATGCCCTTATTGGCGTGGCCTTGTTTTTGACCCATCTTGCCCAATCGCGCGTCAAGGCATCGGAATTGCGAAATTCCTACCCTTCCTACTTTATTTCAAAGAACAAGATCGGGCTCACCCCAGGGCTGGACGTGGATGCCATCCTGGAACAAGTCAAATCCAAATACCAATCGGAAAAAATAAATACCGTTGATGGCGTAAAAATCGATTTTGAAAAAGAAAAGGAATGGGTGCACCTTCGCCAATCCAACACTGAGCCCATCATCAGGATTTATGCTGAATCACAATCAGGAAAAAAAGCCGACCGCCTGGCGCAACAAGTGATAAAAGATATTAAATTGATTACCGCTAATTTATAA
- the mazG gene encoding nucleoside triphosphate pyrophosphohydrolase: MGKPSVSPDTNRANKLKAFDRLLTIMDELRENCPWDKKQTLESLRHLTIEETYELSDAILDGNLVEIKKELGDLMLHNVFYARIASEKKAFDMADVLDSICDKLIERHPHVYAGAVAENEDAVKANWERLKLKHGNKSVLEGVPASLPALVKAMRIQDKARGIGFDWEHKGQVWEKIEEEMREFRDECDAQPPGETNKEKIMEEFGDLLFSLVNYARFIDIDPEEALERTNKKFIKRFRYLESESAREGKKLGEMSLKEMDAYWERAKKL, from the coding sequence ATGGGAAAGCCATCGGTTTCACCGGACACCAACCGCGCAAACAAATTAAAGGCCTTTGACAGGCTATTGACCATAATGGACGAACTTAGGGAAAATTGCCCCTGGGACAAAAAGCAAACCCTGGAAAGCCTGCGCCACCTTACCATTGAAGAAACCTACGAACTCTCGGACGCCATATTGGACGGCAACCTGGTGGAAATCAAAAAAGAACTGGGCGACCTCATGCTCCACAATGTGTTCTATGCCAGGATTGCATCGGAGAAAAAGGCCTTTGACATGGCCGATGTCCTGGATTCCATTTGTGACAAGCTGATTGAACGACATCCGCATGTATATGCTGGGGCGGTTGCCGAAAACGAGGATGCGGTGAAGGCAAACTGGGAAAGATTGAAATTGAAGCATGGCAACAAGTCGGTACTTGAAGGGGTGCCCGCTTCCTTGCCAGCCCTGGTGAAGGCCATGCGCATTCAGGACAAAGCAAGGGGGATAGGATTTGATTGGGAGCATAAAGGGCAGGTGTGGGAAAAAATCGAGGAGGAAATGCGGGAGTTCAGGGACGAGTGCGATGCGCAGCCCCCCGGGGAAACCAATAAGGAAAAAATAATGGAGGAATTTGGCGACCTCCTCTTTTCATTGGTGAACTATGCACGGTTTATTGATATTGACCCGGAGGAGGCCCTGGAGCGTACCAATAAAAAGTTCATTAAGCGCTTTCGGTACCTGGAGTCGGAATCGGCCAGGGAGGGCAAAAAACTGGGGGAAATGTCGTTGAAGGAAATGGATGCCTATTGGGAGAGGGCCAAGAAATTGTGA
- a CDS encoding HAMP domain-containing histidine kinase has translation MSWGSKIKELKSLPLWGLLVSILFSSIILIVINYYTLKTMSAMRAYINGESSYSKGEKDATQSLIAYMHTQDARYWEAFVKNIGIPHGDSVARVTLLNGGPMETVRKGFLQGNNDKDDIEDMTWLLNSFRNLPMMGRPLAAWKEGDSLIYQKRLIANQIQSAILKGTLEDNETKLLVALNENSKVLTLKENEFSESLGAVARKIKDYLFYANAIIILLILGNVSAYAMIMVRKRNEQNTALTHANKELDRMAYAVSHDLRAPIHSMLGLVNLAQRENDQEKLKPYLDIMRKTLDRQERFIKEMIALSKENRLAIRREIVDLYYLVEQVINTHKHMPEASHIEFAMHIGVHRVFTDPRRLEIVLNNLVSNAIKYHDPTKGKKSITINTYSKNDKVIIDVTDNGIGIDIKDKTKIFEMYYMSRNQEKGTGLGLFIVKEAIKKLEGDIEVKSVKGEGSTFSVVLKK, from the coding sequence TTGAGCTGGGGCAGCAAGATAAAGGAGTTAAAGTCACTCCCCCTTTGGGGACTGCTGGTATCTATTTTGTTTTCGTCCATTATCCTGATTGTCATCAATTACTACACGCTGAAGACAATGTCAGCGATGAGGGCTTATATCAATGGCGAATCCAGTTACTCCAAAGGGGAAAAGGATGCCACGCAAAGCCTTATCGCCTACATGCACACGCAGGACGCCCGCTACTGGGAGGCGTTTGTAAAAAACATCGGCATACCCCATGGGGACAGCGTGGCGAGGGTCACCTTGCTGAACGGGGGCCCCATGGAAACGGTGCGAAAAGGGTTCCTTCAGGGAAACAACGATAAGGACGACATTGAGGACATGACATGGCTGCTTAACAGTTTCAGAAACCTGCCTATGATGGGCAGGCCATTGGCCGCCTGGAAGGAGGGGGATTCCCTTATTTACCAAAAGCGCCTCATTGCCAATCAAATCCAATCGGCCATCCTGAAAGGCACCCTGGAAGACAATGAAACCAAGCTCCTGGTTGCATTAAATGAAAACAGCAAGGTCCTGACCCTCAAAGAGAATGAATTTTCGGAAAGCCTGGGGGCGGTGGCAAGAAAAATAAAAGACTATCTTTTTTATGCCAACGCAATAATCATTTTGCTTATCCTGGGCAATGTAAGTGCCTATGCCATGATAATGGTGCGCAAGCGGAATGAGCAAAACACCGCGCTTACCCACGCCAACAAGGAGTTGGACAGGATGGCCTATGCGGTGTCACACGATTTAAGGGCCCCTATCCATTCCATGCTGGGCCTGGTCAACCTGGCACAAAGGGAAAATGACCAGGAAAAACTTAAGCCCTACCTTGACATAATGCGCAAGACCCTTGACAGGCAAGAGCGGTTTATCAAAGAAATGATTGCCTTGTCGAAAGAAAACAGGCTGGCAATAAGAAGGGAAATCGTGGACCTGTATTACCTGGTGGAGCAGGTAATCAACACGCACAAGCACATGCCCGAAGCCTCCCATATCGAATTTGCAATGCACATTGGCGTTCATCGTGTTTTTACGGACCCGCGCAGGTTGGAAATTGTCCTTAACAACCTGGTTTCAAATGCAATTAAATACCACGATCCTACAAAGGGCAAAAAATCCATAACCATCAATACCTACTCCAAAAATGATAAAGTCATCATTGATGTGACGGATAACGGGATTGGAATTGACATCAAGGACAAAACAAAGATCTTTGAGATGTACTACATGTCCAGGAACCAGGAGAAGGGCACAGGGCTTGGCCTCTTTATAGTAAAGGAGGCCATCAAAAAGCTGGAAGGGGATATAGAGGTAAAATCGGTGAAGGGCGAAGGCTCTACCTTTAGCGTGGTGCTAAAAAAATAA
- a CDS encoding TetR/AcrR family transcriptional regulator, whose protein sequence is MRQPDITRQKILKQSGQLFNTRGYKATSLRDITTASGLTKGAIYKHFGSKDGLEEETLLHLSRQMFDLVRGRIKEQKTAGAKLRGLFRFFETYISKPPFQGGCPLLNVAIESDDAHPRLRQQAVMALDVLYGSICTILNNGIKHGQLKSGIDVGHLSTVVIASLEGAIMMSKLRGNDSDIKRVVRHLEEIIDGIEIMK, encoded by the coding sequence ATGCGCCAACCGGACATCACCAGGCAAAAGATACTGAAGCAATCAGGGCAATTGTTCAACACACGGGGGTACAAGGCTACCTCCCTGAGGGATATTACCACGGCCTCAGGGCTGACCAAAGGGGCCATCTACAAGCACTTTGGCAGCAAGGATGGACTGGAGGAGGAAACATTGCTGCACCTTTCGCGGCAAATGTTTGACCTGGTAAGGGGTAGGATAAAAGAACAAAAAACGGCCGGGGCAAAGCTTCGTGGCCTATTCAGGTTTTTTGAAACCTACATCTCCAAACCTCCATTTCAGGGAGGGTGCCCCCTTCTCAACGTGGCCATAGAGTCCGATGATGCCCATCCACGCCTTCGCCAACAGGCGGTCATGGCCCTGGATGTCCTTTACGGGTCCATTTGCACTATTTTAAACAATGGCATAAAGCACGGGCAACTCAAAAGCGGCATCGATGTGGGGCACCTGTCAACGGTGGTCATCGCCTCACTGGAAGGGGCGATCATGATGAGCAAGCTCAGGGGGAACGACAGCGACATCAAGCGGGTGGTGCGACACCTGGAAGAAATAATCGATGGGATTGAAATCATGAAGTGA
- a CDS encoding alpha/beta hydrolase produces MNNLVTKKIMPKAIGAYLNTMSYVAPGRVGEIGFNIFCSPISPPLKAHHRQWLGTARQFGFESDGARLQGYRWGSGKKKVFFLHGWQSHSYRWKKYVEAFSGEDYSLYAFDAPAHGLSKGRYANIPLYSNAIEAFFGQVGQADVVVSHSMGSISMLHALYNCPHLEVGRLVLMGSPGEANDFIEFYQKLTGLSDRTFKFIIDYFVKTLHHDPAYYSAPVFAAGAKIPGLIIHDEGDEEAPYRHAVRIHQAWPQSKLVTTRGYGHNLRVPEVVDMVKEFVMKGELQNA; encoded by the coding sequence ATGAACAATCTGGTGACAAAGAAGATCATGCCCAAAGCCATCGGGGCCTACTTAAATACCATGTCCTATGTGGCACCGGGCCGTGTGGGGGAAATAGGTTTCAACATCTTTTGCTCCCCCATTTCCCCGCCCTTAAAGGCACACCACAGGCAATGGCTGGGCACTGCCCGTCAATTTGGGTTTGAAAGCGATGGGGCCCGTCTTCAGGGCTACCGGTGGGGCTCCGGAAAGAAAAAGGTTTTTTTCCTGCACGGATGGCAAAGCCATTCCTACCGCTGGAAAAAATACGTGGAGGCTTTTTCTGGGGAGGACTATTCCCTCTATGCGTTTGATGCGCCTGCCCACGGGCTCTCCAAGGGCAGGTATGCCAATATCCCCTTGTACAGCAATGCCATAGAGGCGTTTTTTGGGCAGGTAGGCCAGGCCGATGTGGTCGTGAGCCACTCCATGGGGAGCATCTCCATGTTGCACGCACTCTACAATTGCCCACATTTGGAAGTGGGACGGCTGGTGTTGATGGGGTCGCCCGGGGAGGCCAATGACTTCATTGAATTTTACCAAAAATTGACCGGGCTAAGCGACCGCACCTTCAAGTTCATCATCGACTATTTTGTAAAAACCCTTCACCATGACCCTGCCTATTACTCCGCGCCTGTATTTGCCGCAGGGGCAAAAATACCAGGCCTTATCATCCATGATGAAGGGGACGAAGAGGCGCCCTACCGTCATGCCGTAAGGATACACCAAGCCTGGCCACAATCCAAACTGGTGACCACCAGGGGCTATGGCCACAACCTGCGCGTGCCTGAGGTGGTGGACATGGTAAAGGAATTTGTAATGAAGGGCGAGCTTCAAAATGCGTAA
- a CDS encoding transcriptional repressor has protein sequence MKELPSRVKELLTTPHREEIFNFIASQPDGFTLHGVHAALKNKKITASIASVQNMLKSLNYRGYLETFDVKVGKNPGRSTIFYKKAQ, from the coding sequence ATGAAAGAACTACCCTCCCGGGTAAAAGAATTATTGACCACCCCCCACAGGGAAGAAATATTCAACTTCATCGCCAGCCAGCCGGACGGATTCACCCTGCATGGGGTACATGCTGCGTTAAAAAACAAAAAAATCACGGCCAGTATTGCCTCCGTTCAAAACATGTTAAAATCCCTTAACTACAGGGGCTATCTCGAAACTTTTGATGTGAAGGTGGGAAAGAACCCCGGCCGATCCACCATTTTTTACAAGAAAGCCCAATAA
- a CDS encoding alpha/beta hydrolase, with the protein MQRLAYGCFMLLTLVGCAPKGKDNGFVDPEVMTKDGAFRNTIKTGDFVKLGQGYTYYEYENRDADTLLVMVHGFSVPSYIWDSTYHAALSRGHGALRYDAYGRGYSDNPNVVYDVALYSSQLEELLRALHIDKKINLLGLSYGGVVVTAFAFQYPDRVRNLIYVDPVGFETTTGGGQHPAMVTEQQVRDYKQSESYASMAKGQLGDFYDAAPFAGWDARFEEMMKFKGFARALLSTRLNIVSMENEQRKIAGFGLPVFAIWGAHDAVVKLGDARANLMERIPQVELFVLPHAGHLPHMEQTTMFNSILFDQIICCAHR; encoded by the coding sequence ATGCAACGCCTTGCTTACGGCTGCTTCATGCTTTTGACCTTGGTGGGTTGTGCCCCCAAGGGGAAGGACAACGGTTTTGTTGACCCGGAAGTGATGACCAAGGATGGCGCTTTCAGGAACACCATAAAGACCGGGGATTTTGTAAAACTCGGCCAGGGCTATACCTATTACGAGTATGAAAACAGGGATGCCGACACGCTGCTGGTGATGGTGCATGGCTTTTCGGTGCCTTCCTACATTTGGGACTCCACCTACCATGCCGCCTTGTCCCGCGGGCATGGTGCCCTGCGCTACGATGCCTACGGCCGCGGGTACTCCGATAACCCAAACGTGGTGTATGACGTGGCCCTTTATTCCAGCCAATTGGAGGAATTGTTGAGGGCCTTGCACATCGATAAGAAAATAAACCTGCTCGGCCTGTCTTATGGGGGCGTGGTGGTCACGGCCTTTGCCTTCCAATATCCTGACCGGGTGCGGAATTTGATTTATGTTGACCCGGTCGGTTTTGAAACAACCACGGGGGGCGGGCAGCATCCGGCCATGGTAACCGAGCAACAAGTCCGGGACTACAAGCAGAGCGAAAGCTACGCATCCATGGCCAAAGGGCAGTTGGGCGATTTTTATGATGCGGCCCCGTTTGCCGGGTGGGACGCCCGGTTTGAGGAAATGATGAAATTCAAGGGTTTTGCCCGGGCTTTGCTTTCCACCCGGTTGAACATTGTTTCCATGGAAAACGAACAAAGGAAGATAGCAGGGTTTGGCCTTCCCGTGTTTGCCATTTGGGGCGCCCATGATGCCGTGGTGAAGTTGGGTGATGCACGTGCCAACCTGATGGAACGGATCCCCCAGGTCGAGTTGTTTGTTCTGCCCCATGCGGGCCACTTGCCCCATATGGAGCAAACCACCATGTTTAATTCAATATTGTTTGATCAAATCATTTGTTGTGCCCACCGGTAA
- a CDS encoding transposase, with amino-acid sequence MSGKYKIRDQSRLYFVTFAVIEWIDVFTRQEYRDLLLDSLRYCQKEKGLEIYAWCIMSNHIHLIVGKEKEAKIEEIVRDFKKFTSVKICRAI; translated from the coding sequence ATGAGCGGAAAATATAAAATACGTGATCAAAGCAGATTGTATTTTGTAACTTTTGCGGTTATAGAGTGGATTGATGTTTTTACAAGACAAGAATACAGGGATTTGTTACTTGATAGTTTAAGGTACTGTCAAAAGGAAAAGGGCCTTGAAATATATGCGTGGTGCATAATGAGCAATCATATTCATTTAATCGTAGGCAAAGAAAAGGAAGCAAAGATTGAGGAAATTGTTCGCGATTTTAAAAAATTCACATCCGTGAAAATCTGTCGGGCCATCTAA
- a CDS encoding transposase: MSGKYKIRDQNRLYFVTFAVIEWIDVFTRQEYRDLLLDSLRYGQKEKGLEIYAWCIMSNHIHLIVGKEKEAKIEEIVRDFKKFTSVKICRAIESNPTESRREWMLELFARAAGESKKHAKYKFWQNEYHPIELCTNEMMDQRLEYTHNNPVKSGIVERAEDYLYSSARDYYGTKGLLDIKFIE, encoded by the coding sequence ATGAGCGGAAAATATAAAATACGTGATCAAAACAGATTGTACTTTGTGACTTTTGCGGTTATAGAGTGGATTGATGTTTTTACAAGACAAGAATACAGGGATTTGTTACTTGATAGTTTAAGGTACGGTCAAAAGGAAAAGGGTCTTGAAATATATGCGTGGTGCATAATGAGCAATCATATTCATTTAATCGTAGGCAAAGAAAAAGAAGCAAAGATTGAGGAAATTGTTCGCGATTTTAAAAAATTCACATCCGTGAAAATCTGTCGGGCCATTGAAAGCAATCCTACAGAAAGCAGAAGGGAATGGATGCTTGAACTCTTTGCTCGCGCAGCTGGTGAAAGTAAGAAGCATGCGAAGTACAAATTCTGGCAAAATGAATATCATCCGATAGAATTATGCACAAATGAAATGATGGACCAGAGACTGGAGTACACCCATAACAACCCAGTAAAGTCCGGGATTGTTGAGAGAGCAGAGGACTATTTATACAGTAGCGCAAGAGATTATTATGGAACAAAAGGATTACTGGACATAAAATTTATCGAATGA
- a CDS encoding MarR family transcriptional regulator encodes MRLEEEIKQPRFGNEHHKAIVNILYTSSWLSNKNIAFLKGFNVSPEQFNVLRILRGSHPSPMRLTDIADRMIEKNSNCTRLVEKLRQKGMVERKLCESNRRQVDISITATGLKALAAIDREEGQWLSVQKSITKTEAAELNRILDKLRS; translated from the coding sequence ATGCGGCTGGAAGAAGAAATAAAGCAACCCAGGTTTGGCAATGAACACCATAAGGCAATCGTGAACATCCTCTATACAAGCAGTTGGCTTAGCAACAAGAACATCGCCTTCCTCAAGGGTTTTAATGTCTCCCCGGAGCAATTCAATGTGCTGCGGATTTTGCGTGGCAGCCACCCATCGCCCATGCGCCTGACGGACATTGCGGACCGCATGATCGAAAAAAACAGCAATTGCACACGATTGGTGGAAAAACTGAGGCAGAAAGGGATGGTGGAGCGCAAACTTTGCGAATCCAACCGCAGGCAGGTGGATATTTCCATCACGGCCACCGGGCTGAAGGCCCTGGCAGCCATCGATAGGGAGGAAGGCCAATGGCTTTCGGTGCAAAAATCGATAACCAAAACAGAGGCCGCTGAACTCAACAGGATATTGGATAAATTGCGCTCATAA